The Actinomycetota bacterium genome has a window encoding:
- a CDS encoding pentapeptide repeat-containing protein, protein MKSEVVKGASFEGLDVVAELGERAHRFISCSFRGAVVDDAAWTGVSFEQCDLTNARFIDSDLCGSRWLRCTGDRPAFGNCDLTEALFEGCDLAGAGFASISAADAAWRDCKLLNATFTDLQGFGWDFSSCVLMYADLRDLGFRKHVLDRLDLTESDLRGADFREASFRDVKLVRADIRGADFLGADLRGADLGPLDDLERLSALKGAIISPHQAIVVAGALGINVLGDD, encoded by the coding sequence ATGAAGTCGGAGGTTGTCAAAGGGGCTTCGTTCGAGGGGCTGGACGTCGTCGCCGAGCTCGGGGAGAGAGCGCACCGTTTCATCTCCTGCTCGTTCAGAGGAGCAGTCGTGGACGACGCCGCCTGGACGGGGGTGTCGTTCGAGCAGTGTGACCTCACCAACGCCCGGTTCATCGACTCGGACTTGTGCGGCAGCAGGTGGCTGCGCTGCACCGGCGATCGTCCGGCCTTCGGGAACTGCGACCTGACGGAGGCCCTCTTCGAGGGGTGTGACCTCGCCGGCGCGGGCTTTGCGTCCATATCCGCTGCGGACGCGGCCTGGCGAGACTGCAAGCTGCTGAACGCCACATTCACGGACCTGCAGGGGTTCGGGTGGGACTTCTCGTCCTGCGTGCTGATGTACGCCGATCTCAGGGACCTGGGCTTCCGCAAGCACGTGCTCGACCGGCTGGACCTCACCGAGAGCGACCTGCGTGGCGCGGATTTCCGCGAGGCTTCCTTTCGCGACGTGAAGCTGGTCAGAGCCGACATCCGTGGAGCAGACTTCCTCGGCGCTGACCTGCGCGGCGCCGACCTCGGCCCCCTCGACGACCTCGAGCGGCTGTCCGCGCTGAAAGGGGCGATCATCTCGCCCCACCAGGCGATAGTGGTGGCGGGGGCTCTCGGAATCAACGTCTTGGGCGACGACTAG
- a CDS encoding SAM-dependent methyltransferase, producing the protein PADCVDGFTEAFYARPERLLDPEVRGGQSAWGFVAEEAQARFVSRLSADLDSGEWDRKYGVWRTRPRFEGSMRLIVCRAPGD; encoded by the coding sequence CCCCGCTGACTGCGTCGACGGCTTCACCGAGGCTTTCTACGCACGGCCCGAACGGCTCCTTGATCCTGAGGTGCGAGGCGGGCAGTCGGCGTGGGGTTTCGTGGCCGAGGAGGCGCAGGCGCGGTTTGTGTCCCGGCTAAGCGCCGATCTGGATTCCGGGGAGTGGGACCGCAAGTACGGCGTGTGGCGCACCCGCCCGCGCTTTGAGGGCTCGATGCGTCTGATCGTATGCCGGGCCCCCGGCGACTGA